One part of the Nitrospirae bacterium YQR-1 genome encodes these proteins:
- a CDS encoding molybdopterin-binding protein, producing the protein MPKTAGILIIGDEVLSGKVDECNAFYMARGLREKGIVVRRVCIIPDEVPVIAEEIKKFSDNYDVVFTSGGLGPTHDDVTIEGIAKGFGTEVVIEDSLYKFLFDRYGDKLTPERLKMAEIPKGAVVITHQSIRFPLIQFKNIYILPGLPDFLRDKFDLISTFFNEPPIELKKVYFNEYESELAPFINEVVSKHPDVKIGSYPVVNENQYRVYLTFESLKASAVSSAVEMCTSGPYSDKIVKIE; encoded by the coding sequence ATGCCTAAGACTGCAGGTATTTTGATTATAGGAGATGAGGTGCTCTCCGGTAAGGTGGATGAGTGTAACGCCTTTTATATGGCCAGAGGACTCAGGGAAAAGGGCATTGTCGTAAGACGTGTTTGCATTATCCCCGATGAGGTGCCTGTTATTGCAGAGGAGATTAAAAAGTTTTCGGACAACTACGATGTTGTCTTTACCTCCGGCGGACTCGGCCCAACCCACGACGACGTCACTATCGAGGGCATTGCTAAAGGCTTTGGCACAGAGGTGGTTATTGAGGACTCCCTCTATAAATTCCTCTTTGACCGCTATGGCGATAAGCTGACTCCGGAAAGGCTGAAAATGGCTGAGATCCCTAAGGGAGCTGTTGTCATTACGCATCAGTCTATCCGGTTTCCTCTTATACAGTTCAAAAACATATATATACTTCCGGGACTGCCCGATTTTCTCAGGGATAAGTTTGACCTTATATCAACTTTTTTCAACGAGCCGCCCATAGAATTAAAAAAGGTATATTTCAACGAATACGAATCGGAGTTAGCCCCTTTTATTAATGAGGTTGTCTCTAAGCATCCTGACGTTAAAATCGGCTCATATCCGGTTGTAAATGAAAATCAGTATAGGGTTTATCTGACTTTTGAATCCCTGAAAGCAAGTGCCGTCAGCAGCGCCGTTGAAATGTGCACAAGTGGGCCGTACAGTGACAAGATTGTTAAAATAGAGTAA
- a CDS encoding endonuclease V yields MSESEYYRQQLEKAAALQAQMAKSLTLQPISGKPRYIAGVDAAFIDENIIAAACLYELTDVCEMQLLKTDEKTVVRKVEFPYIPGFLSFREASAMIDALRALSTPPDIILVDGQGIAHPRGLGLASHIGVLMNLPAIGCAKSRLTGNYEPPGPLKGDSSHLLAGTKRIGTVLRTRNNVKPLFISPGNLVDFDDSVGIVLRCTTNYRLPQPVRCAHNLAALRKTAEKTPS; encoded by the coding sequence ATGTCAGAATCAGAGTACTACCGGCAACAGCTCGAAAAGGCTGCGGCACTACAGGCCCAAATGGCAAAATCCCTGACGTTACAACCCATAAGTGGCAAGCCCCGATATATTGCCGGTGTGGATGCGGCATTTATTGACGAAAATATTATTGCTGCTGCTTGTTTGTACGAGCTTACAGACGTCTGTGAAATGCAGCTACTGAAAACAGACGAAAAAACAGTGGTAAGAAAAGTTGAGTTTCCCTACATCCCGGGGTTTTTATCATTCAGGGAGGCATCGGCTATGATTGATGCACTGAGGGCACTCTCTACACCACCCGATATTATACTGGTTGACGGACAGGGTATAGCACACCCCAGAGGCTTAGGGCTGGCCTCACACATCGGTGTTTTAATGAATTTGCCGGCAATCGGATGTGCCAAGTCCAGACTCACCGGTAACTATGAGCCCCCGGGGCCCCTAAAGGGCGACTCATCACACCTTCTTGCCGGTACAAAAAGAATCGGCACTGTCCTGAGAACCCGTAACAACGTAAAGCCGCTTTTTATCTCACCCGGCAACCTTGTGGATTTTGACGATTCCGTCGGAATTGTCCTTCGGTGCACTACAAACTACCGGCTGCCACAGCCTGTAAGGTGCGCCCATAACCTGGCTGCTCTAAGGAAAACGGCGGAGAAAACGCCTTCCTGA